A stretch of the Nyctibius grandis isolate bNycGra1 chromosome 13, bNycGra1.pri, whole genome shotgun sequence genome encodes the following:
- the PDZD11 gene encoding PDZ domain-containing protein 11, protein MEGRLPYDDFPVVFLPPYESPPAWVPPHERVYHPDYNNELTQFLPRTIVLKKPPGAQLGFNIRGGKASQLGIFISKVIPDSDAHRAGLQEGDQVLSVNDVDFQDIEHSKAVEILKTAREITMRVRYFPYNYQRQKERTVH, encoded by the exons ATGGAGGGCCGGCTGCCCTACGATGATTTCCCGGTGGTGTTCCTGCCGCCCTACGAGAGCCCGCCCGCCTGGGTGCCGCCGCACGAG CGCGTGTACCACCCCGACTACAACAACGAGCTCACGCAGTTCCTGCCCCGCACCATCGTCCTCAAGAAGCCGCCCGGGGCGCAG CTGGGCTTCAACATCCGGGGAGGAAAAGCCTCGCAGCTGGGGATCTTCATCTCGAAG GTGATCCCCGACTCGGACGCGcacagagctgggctgcaggaAGGGGACCAGGTGCTCTCTGTGAACGATGTGGATTTCCAGGACATTGAGCACAGCAAG gcTGTGGAGATCCTGAAGACAGCCCGTGAGATCACCATGCGTGTGCGTTACTTCCCCTACA attaccagagacagaaggaaagaactGTTCACTAG
- the KIF4A gene encoding chromosome-associated kinesin KIF4A, with product MGREDDKVFPVRVALRCRPLVPKETSEGCQMCLSFVPGEPQVVVGNDKSFTYDYVFDPSVEQEEVFNTAVAPLIRGIFKGYNATVLAYGQTGSGKTYSMGGTYTANQEHEPSVGVIPRVIKLLFKEKEQRQDWEFLLKVSYLEIYNEDILDLLCTSRERSSQISIREDPREGIKIVGLTERHVTCAQDTVSCLEQGNNSRTVASTAMNSQSSRSHAIFTICIDQKKKNDKNSSFHCKLHLVDLAGSERQKKTKAEGDRLKEGININRGLLCLGNVISALGDENKKGGFVPYRDSKLTRLLQDSLGGNSHTLMIACVSPADSNLEETLNTLRYADRARKIKNKPIVNIDPQAAELHHLKQQVQQLQVLLLQAHGGTLPVSINSMAPSENLQSLMEKNQLLMEENQKLTQGLGEAAGQTAQMLERIILTEQENEKMSAKLEQLQQHAVCKLDLQKLVETVEDEELKENVEVIRDLQQVLAQLQSENAAAMEAVAEMANSEQDATAEAEMGQDTKRSSDGFTIQHALRQAQMSKELLELNKALALKEALAKKMTQNDSQLEPIQSQYQTNIKDLELEVSNLQKEKEELILALHMAKKDVSQAKLSERRRKRLQELEGQISELKKKLNEQSKLLKLKESTERTVSKLNQEIREMKSQRVQLMRQMKDDAEKFRQWKQQKDKEVIQLKEKDRKRQYELLKLERDFQKQANVLRRKTEEAAAANKRLKDALQKQQEAADKRKESQNRGMEGVAARVKSWLANEVEVLVSTEEARRHLADLLEDRKILAQELLQLKEKTEAGENPPLKLRRRTYSLADFQASEMDVSISKQIESLETEMELRSAQIADLQQKLLDADNGDRAKPRWDSIATILEAKCALKYLLGELVSSKVQESKLESSLQQSKASCSDVQKMLIEERNHVTEMEAEFQNQLLVQEQHHQEKVLYLLSQFQQKEAAEKKLEDSISEQEKQLQERLKFQEEELQKMREICEKNQELLQENDTLKQKLLLLQVASGQKIRHVQQMPSESPDSPFDYIPPKPKTRRRTTAKPRALTPEMAVEELFSDSESGGETEDADWVPVKAVKGAKKSVMGCSCKGRCGNRQCGCRKQKVGCTEGCSCDSVKCRNRDLGFPDATLCEDQTRDSEGSFKLEDPTEVTAGETFFQPVCVTPTTKVLKDITDQEAFMKKPSTAASLLVRDEESQENQVPFVKRKKRMLSSNTSFFSGCTPIKEELD from the exons ATGGGGAGGGAAGATGACAAGGTGTTCCCGGTGCGGGTGGCGCTGCGCTGCCGTCCCTTGGTGCCGAAGGAGACCAGCGAAGGGTGCCAGATGTGCCTGTCCTTCGTGCCGGGCGAGCCGCAG GTGGTCGTAGGTAACGATAAGTCTTTCACGTATGACTACGTGTTCGACCCTTCTGTGGAACAAGAAGAAGTCTTCAACACGGCTGTCGCCCCTCTCATACGGGGCATCTTCAAAG GGTATAACGCTACCGTCTTAGCCTATGGACAGACAGGGTCTGGAAAAACCTACTCCATGGGAGGTACCTACACTGCCAATCAAGAGCATGAACCGAGTGTGGGGGTCATCCCTCGGGTCATCAAACTGCTGTTTAAGGAGAAGGAGCAAAGGCAGGATTGGGAATTCCTCCTCAAAGTTTCTTATCTAGAG ATCTACAATGAGGATATTCTAGACCTGCTGTGCACATCAAGAGAACGGTCTTCTCAAATCAGTATACGGGAAGATCCAAGAGAAGGCATAAAG ATTGTAGGGTTAACAGAAAGACATGTCACCTGTGCCCAAGATACTGTGTCCTGCCTAGAGCAAGGGAACAATTCCAGAACGGTGGCCTCCACGGCAATGAACTCCCAGTCCTCACGGTCCCATGCCATCTTCACCATTTGCATTgatcagaagaagaaaaatgacaa GAACAGCAGTTTTCACTGCAAGCTACACCTGGTTGATCTTGCTGGCTCTGAGAGACAAAAGAAGACCAAGGCTGAGGGAGACCGACTGAAAGAAG GCATCAACATAAACAGAGGTCTCCTCTGCCTGGGGAATGTAATTAGTGCTCTTggtgatgaaaataaaaagggtgGCTTTGTCCCCTACAGAGACTCGAAGTTAACAAGGCTGCTGCAAG atTCTCTGGGTGGTAACAGCCACACTCTCATGATTGCCTGTGTAAGCCCAGCAGACTCCAATCTAGAAGAAACTCTAAATACTTTGCGTTATGCtgacagagcaagaaaaataaaaaacaaaccaattgTCAACATCGATCCCCAGGCAGCTGAGTTGCATCACCTGAAGCAGCAG GTTCAACAGCTACAGGTGTTACTGCTGCAGGCCCACGGAGGGACCCTCCCAGTGTCTATCAA TAGTATGGCACCTTCAGAGAATCTTCAGTCCCTGATGGAGAAGAACCAGTTGCTAATGGAGGAGAATCAAAAGCTGACCCAAGGGCTGGGTGAGGCTGCTGGTCAGACGGCACAGATGTTGGAGAGGATCATTCTG ACAGaacaagaaaatgagaagatgaGTGCCAAACTAGAACAACTTCAGCAACATGCTGT ATGCAAGCTTGATCTGCAGAAGCTGGTAGAGACTGTGGAAGATGAGGAACTAAAAGAGAATGTAGAGGTGATTCGTGATCTGCAGCAAGTGTTGGCTCAGTTGCAG AgtgaaaatgctgctgcaatGGAAGCTGTTGCAGAGATGGCAAACTCTGAACAGGATGCCACAGCT gaagcagaaatgGGCCAGGATACCAAGAGATCCTCAGATGGCTTCACCATTCAACATGCCCTACGTCAAGCACAGATGTCCAAAGAGCTGCTTGAATTGAATAAAGCCTTGGCTCTGAAAGAGGCACTTGCCaaaaaaatgacacagaatGATAGTCAGCTGGAGCCCATTCAGTCCCAGTACCAG ACTAATATCAAGGATCTGGAATTGGAGGTCAGcaatttgcaaaaagaaaaggaggagttGATCCTTGCTCTGCATATGGCAAAGAAGGATGTCAGCCAAGCCAA ACTGAGTGAACGGCGTCGGAAAAGACTTCAGGAGTTGGAAGGGCAGATTAGCgagctgaagaaaaagctgaatgaGCAATCAAAGCTCTTGAAGCTGAAGGAATCTACAGAACGCACTGTCTCCAAACTGAACCAGGAGATCAGG gaaatgaaaagccAAAGGGTGCAGCTGATGCGCCAAATGAAAGATGATGCTGAGAAATTCAGGCAATGGAAACAACAGAAGGACAAGGAAGTGAtccagctgaaagaaaag GATCGCAAGAGACAATATGAGCTACTGAAGCTAGAGCGAGATTTCCAGAAGCAGGCCAACGTACTTCGGCGCAAAACAGAAGAG gcagcagctgctaaCAAGCGCCTGAAGGATGCTCTGCAGAAACAACAGGAGGCTGCAGATAAACGGAAGGAGAGTCAAAACCGGGGAATGGAAGGAGTTGCTGCACGAGTAAAA agcTGGCTTGCAAATGAAGTAGAGGTTCTCGTTAGTACTGAAGAGGCTCGACGGCACCTTGCAGACCTTCTGGAGGACAGAAAGATCTTGGCACAGGAGCTCCTTCAGCttaaagagaagacagaggctGGAGAAAACCCACCTCTGAAGCTCCGG AGACGCACCTACTCCCTCGCAGATTTTCAGGCATCGGAGATGGACGTTTCCATATCAAAGCAGATAGAAAGCCTGGAAACTGAGATGGAGCTCAG GAGCGCCCAGATTGCGGATCTACAGCAGAAACTCTTAGATGCAGACAACGGAGATCGTGCAAAACCACGTTGGGACAGTATTGCAACAATTCTAGAGGCTAAATGTGCTTTGAAGTATCTCCTTGGAGAG ctggTCTCCTCAAAAGTGCAGGAAAGCAAGTTAGAGAGCAGCCTTCAGCAGAGTAAAGCCAGCTGTTCAGACGTGCAGAAGATGCTGATTGAAGAGCGAAACCATGTAACAGAGATGGAGGCTGAGTTCCAAAATCAGCTTTTGGTGCAGGAACAACACCACCAGGAAAAG GTTCTGTACCTGCTTAGCCAATTTCaacaaaaagaagcagcagagaagaaattgGAAGATTCAATAAGTGAGCAAGAGAAACAGCTACAAGAGCGACTCAAGTTCCAG gaggaagagctgcagaaaatgaGGGAGATCTGTGAGAAGAACCAAGAACTTCTCCAGGAAAACGACACTCTTAAGCAG AAACTGCTGCTCCTCCAAGTTGCCAGTGGACAGAAGATCCGTCACGTTCAGCAAATGCCATCCGAGTCCCCAGATTCTCCTTTTGATTATATTCCACCCAAG CCAAAGACTCGCCGGCGAACAACAGCAAAGCCTCGTGCACTGACCCCTGAGATGGCTGTGGAAGAGCTGTTCTCTGACTCGGAGTCTGGAGGGGAGACAGAGGATGCAGACTGGGTCCCAGTAAAAGCAGTCAAAGGAGCAAAGAAAAGCGTGATGGGG TGCTCCTGCAAGGGCCGCTGTGGGAACAGGCAGTGTGGCTGCAGGAAGCAGAAGGTGGGCTGCACGGAGGGCTGCAGCTGTGACTCTGTGAAATGCAGAAACAGAGACCTTGGCTTTCCG GATGCCACACTGTGCGAGGACCAAACGAGGGACTCCGAAGGTTCCTTCAAACTTGAAGACCCCACTGAAGTGACTGCAGGAGAGACCTTCTTTCAGCCTGTGTGCGTCACACCAACTACAAAG GTCCTGAAAGATATCACAGACCAAGAGGCCTTCATGAAGAagcccagcactgctgcttctc